The following coding sequences lie in one Vibrio sp. BS-M-Sm-2 genomic window:
- a CDS encoding valine--tRNA ligase, whose amino-acid sequence MEKTYNPTSIEQALYKTWEEKGYFKPHGDTSKEAYSIMIPPPNVTGSLHMGHAFQDTIMDTLIRAQRMKGKNTLWQVGTDHAGIATQMVVERKIAAEEGKTKHDYGREAFIDKIWEWKGESGGTITQQLRRLGASVDWDRERFTMDDGLSAATQEVFVRLYEEDLIYRGKRLVNWDPKLHTAISDLEVENKDKKGFMWHFRYPLANGVKTADGKDYIVVATTRPETMLGDTGVAVNPEDPRYKDLIGKEILLPVVNRLIPIVGDEHADMEKGTGCVKITPAHDFNDYEVGKRNNLPMINILTFNADIRDAAEVFTTNGEESDVYSTDIPAKYQGMERFAARKAIVAEFDELGLLEEIKDHDLTVPYGDRGGVVIEPMLTDQWYVRTAPLAEPAVKAVEDGEIQFVPKQYENMYFAWMRDVQDWCISRQLWWGHRIPAWYDNDGKVYVGRTEEEVREKNNLAPVVVLKQDDDVLDTWFSSALWTFGTQGWPENTEAMKTFHPSEVLVSGFDIIFFWVARMIMMTMHFVKDEDGKAQVPFKTVYMTGLIRDENGDKMSKSKGNVLDPIDMIDGIGLEELVEKRCGNMMQPKLAAKIEKATRKTFENGIEPYGTDALRFTLAAMASTGRDINWDMKRLEGYRNFCNKLWNASRYVLMNTEEHDCGMSQSVEDRANMEFSLADKWIESQFEITAKEFNAHLDNYRLDMAANTLYEFIWNQFCDWYLELTKPVLWKGTEAQQQATRYTLITVLEKTLRLAHPVLPYITESIWQSVKPLVDGVEGETIMTQALPQFNEANFNAEIVDDIEWVKTFITAIRNLRAEYDIAPSQGLEVMIKVADEKDAARIEANKIVLNSLAKLDDIKVLADGEETPACATKLVGKSELMIPMAGLIDKDAELARLDKEVAKTHGEIKRIEGKLGNEGFVAKAPEAVIAKEREKLEGYQETLVKLEEQKATIAAL is encoded by the coding sequence ATGGAAAAGACATACAACCCAACATCAATCGAACAAGCTCTGTATAAGACTTGGGAAGAGAAAGGCTACTTTAAGCCACACGGTGACACATCAAAAGAAGCTTACAGCATCATGATCCCGCCACCGAACGTCACTGGCAGCCTACACATGGGTCACGCGTTCCAAGATACGATCATGGATACGCTTATCCGAGCTCAACGTATGAAAGGCAAAAATACCCTTTGGCAAGTGGGTACTGACCACGCTGGTATCGCAACTCAGATGGTTGTAGAGCGTAAGATTGCTGCTGAAGAAGGCAAAACAAAACACGACTACGGCCGTGAAGCTTTCATCGACAAGATCTGGGAATGGAAAGGCGAGTCTGGTGGTACTATCACTCAACAGCTTCGTCGCCTTGGTGCATCTGTAGATTGGGATCGTGAGCGATTCACTATGGATGACGGCCTATCGGCTGCGACTCAAGAAGTGTTTGTTCGTCTATACGAAGAAGACCTAATCTACCGTGGTAAGCGTCTAGTAAACTGGGATCCTAAACTGCACACTGCAATTTCAGATCTTGAAGTTGAAAACAAAGACAAAAAAGGTTTCATGTGGCACTTCCGCTACCCGCTCGCGAACGGTGTTAAAACGGCTGATGGTAAAGACTACATCGTTGTTGCGACTACTCGTCCAGAAACCATGCTTGGTGATACTGGCGTAGCGGTTAACCCAGAAGATCCTCGTTACAAAGATCTTATCGGTAAAGAAATCCTACTTCCTGTTGTTAACCGTCTTATCCCTATCGTAGGCGATGAGCACGCAGACATGGAAAAAGGCACGGGTTGTGTGAAGATCACACCGGCTCACGACTTTAACGATTACGAAGTTGGTAAGCGCAATAACCTACCAATGATCAACATCCTAACGTTCAACGCTGATATCCGTGATGCTGCTGAAGTATTCACAACCAACGGCGAAGAAAGCGATGTTTACTCAACAGATATCCCTGCTAAGTACCAAGGCATGGAGCGTTTTGCTGCACGTAAAGCTATCGTTGCTGAATTCGATGAACTTGGTCTACTTGAAGAGATCAAAGATCACGACCTAACAGTCCCTTACGGCGACCGTGGTGGCGTGGTTATCGAACCAATGCTGACTGACCAATGGTACGTGCGTACAGCACCTCTTGCAGAACCAGCAGTTAAAGCGGTTGAAGATGGTGAGATCCAATTCGTACCTAAGCAGTACGAAAACATGTACTTCGCGTGGATGCGCGACGTGCAAGATTGGTGTATCTCTCGTCAACTTTGGTGGGGCCACCGTATCCCAGCATGGTACGACAACGATGGCAAAGTTTACGTAGGTCGCACTGAAGAAGAAGTTCGTGAAAAGAACAACCTAGCACCTGTTGTTGTGCTTAAGCAAGACGACGACGTACTGGATACTTGGTTCTCTTCTGCACTTTGGACGTTCGGCACGCAAGGCTGGCCTGAAAACACTGAAGCAATGAAAACATTCCACCCATCAGAAGTACTAGTATCTGGTTTTGATATTATCTTCTTCTGGGTTGCTCGTATGATCATGATGACCATGCACTTTGTGAAAGACGAAGATGGCAAAGCTCAAGTACCTTTCAAAACGGTTTACATGACGGGTCTTATCCGTGATGAAAACGGCGACAAGATGTCTAAGTCGAAAGGTAACGTACTTGACCCAATCGACATGATTGACGGCATCGGCCTTGAAGAGCTAGTAGAGAAGCGTTGTGGCAACATGATGCAACCTAAACTGGCTGCTAAAATCGAAAAAGCAACACGTAAAACTTTCGAAAACGGTATCGAACCATACGGTACTGATGCGCTACGTTTCACTCTTGCTGCTATGGCTTCAACTGGCCGTGACATCAACTGGGACATGAAGCGTCTTGAAGGTTACCGTAACTTCTGTAACAAGCTATGGAACGCAAGCCGTTACGTACTGATGAATACAGAAGAGCACGATTGTGGCATGTCACAGTCTGTAGAAGACCGTGCAAACATGGAATTCTCTCTAGCAGACAAGTGGATTGAATCTCAGTTTGAAATTACAGCGAAAGAGTTTAATGCTCACCTAGACAACTACCGTCTGGACATGGCAGCAAACACGCTTTACGAATTCATCTGGAACCAATTCTGTGACTGGTACTTAGAGCTAACTAAACCTGTTCTTTGGAAGGGTACTGAAGCTCAGCAACAAGCGACTCGTTACACGCTTATCACGGTTCTTGAGAAAACTCTGCGTCTTGCTCACCCTGTTCTTCCTTACATCACGGAATCTATCTGGCAGAGCGTTAAGCCGCTAGTAGATGGCGTTGAAGGCGAGACAATCATGACTCAAGCGCTTCCTCAGTTTAATGAAGCTAACTTCAATGCTGAGATCGTTGACGACATCGAATGGGTTAAGACTTTCATCACTGCTATCCGTAACCTACGTGCGGAATACGACATTGCACCAAGCCAAGGCTTAGAAGTAATGATCAAAGTAGCGGATGAGAAAGACGCAGCTCGTATCGAAGCAAACAAGATCGTTCTAAACTCTCTAGCTAAACTAGACGATATTAAAGTTCTAGCTGATGGCGAAGAGACTCCAGCTTGTGCAACCAAACTGGTTGGCAAATCTGAGCTGATGATCCCAATGGCGGGTCTTATCGACAAAGATGCTGAGCTTGCTCGTCTAGATAAAGAAGTAGCTAAAACTCACGGCGAGATTAAGCGTATCGAAGGTAAGCTAGGTAACGAAGGTTTCGTTGCTAAAGCACCAGAAGCGGTTATCGCGAAAGAGCGTGAAAAGCTTGAAGGCTACCAAGAGACTCTTGTGAAGCTTGAAGAGCAAAAAGCGACCATCGCTGCGCTTTAA
- a CDS encoding DNA polymerase III subunit chi, whose translation MQTATFYIVPSDSPQANEDGFAHYVLFLAQHFAKQGAKLYLNCNDKEHAECIAEVFWQVEPSEFIAHNLVGEGPKYSTNIEIGYQGVKHNWNRQLVINLADNHTTFANAFAQVIDFVPCEEKAKQLARERYKIYRQAGYQLQTIEIQHP comes from the coding sequence ATGCAGACTGCTACATTTTACATTGTGCCTTCAGACAGCCCGCAAGCCAACGAAGATGGTTTTGCTCACTATGTGCTGTTTCTTGCTCAGCACTTTGCGAAACAAGGCGCTAAACTTTATCTCAACTGTAATGACAAAGAACATGCCGAGTGTATTGCTGAAGTTTTCTGGCAAGTCGAACCCAGTGAGTTTATAGCGCACAACTTGGTTGGCGAAGGCCCGAAGTATTCAACCAACATCGAAATTGGCTATCAAGGCGTAAAACATAATTGGAATCGTCAGCTAGTAATTAATCTGGCCGATAATCATACAACCTTTGCGAACGCCTTTGCTCAGGTGATAGACTTCGTCCCTTGCGAAGAAAAAGCTAAGCAACTCGCTCGAGAAAGGTATAAAATTTACCGTCAGGCTGGATATCAGCTACAAACTATCGAGATTCAACATCCATAG
- the pepA gene encoding leucyl aminopeptidase encodes MEFSVKSGSPEKQRSACIVVGVFEPRRLSPVAEQLDKISDGYISSLLRRGDLEGKPGQMLLLHQVPGVLSERVLLVGCGKERELGERQYKEIIQKTISTLNETGSMEAVCFLTELHVKGRDTYWKVRQAVEATKDGLYTFDQFKSNKPETRRPLRKLVFNVPTRRELSLGEKAISHGLAIASGVKASKDLGNMPPNIANPAYLASQARRLADDYETVKTKIIGEEEMEKLGMTSYLAVGRGSKNESMMSIMEYKGAPDPDAKPIVLVGKGLTFDSGGISLKPGEGMDEMKYDMCGAASVFGTMKALAKLNLPINVVGILAGCENMPGSNAYRPGDILTTMSGQTVEVLNTDAEGRLVLCDALTYVERFEPDCVVDVATLTGACVIALGHHISGVLSNHNPLSHELVNASEQASDRAWRLPMADEYHEQLNSPFADMANIGGRPGGTITAGCFLSKFTKKYHWAHIDSAGTAWKSGAAKGSTGRPVSMLVQFLLNRSGQETEEQSSK; translated from the coding sequence ATGGAGTTCAGTGTAAAAAGTGGCAGCCCAGAGAAGCAACGCAGCGCATGTATCGTTGTCGGTGTATTCGAACCGCGCCGCCTTTCTCCAGTAGCCGAGCAATTAGATAAGATTAGTGATGGCTACATTAGTTCACTGCTTCGTCGCGGTGATCTAGAGGGTAAACCTGGCCAGATGCTACTACTGCATCAAGTACCTGGTGTACTTTCGGAACGTGTTCTACTGGTAGGCTGTGGTAAAGAACGTGAGCTAGGCGAGCGTCAATACAAAGAAATTATCCAAAAAACCATCAGCACACTAAACGAAACTGGTTCTATGGAAGCGGTATGTTTCCTTACAGAACTGCACGTTAAAGGTCGCGATACTTATTGGAAAGTTCGCCAAGCGGTAGAAGCGACTAAAGATGGTCTTTACACATTCGACCAATTCAAGAGCAATAAACCAGAAACTCGTCGCCCACTACGTAAATTGGTATTCAACGTACCAACACGTCGCGAACTGAGCCTTGGTGAGAAAGCAATTTCTCACGGCCTTGCTATTGCTTCAGGTGTAAAAGCGTCTAAAGATCTGGGCAACATGCCACCGAACATCGCAAACCCTGCGTACCTTGCTTCTCAAGCTCGTCGTTTAGCTGACGATTACGAGACAGTGAAGACCAAGATCATTGGCGAAGAAGAGATGGAAAAACTGGGTATGACATCATACCTAGCGGTTGGCCGAGGTTCTAAAAATGAATCCATGATGTCTATCATGGAATACAAAGGCGCTCCGGATCCAGATGCGAAACCGATTGTACTGGTAGGTAAAGGTCTGACTTTTGATTCAGGCGGTATCTCACTTAAGCCTGGTGAAGGTATGGATGAGATGAAGTACGACATGTGTGGTGCTGCGTCTGTATTCGGTACAATGAAAGCATTGGCTAAATTGAACCTACCAATTAACGTGGTTGGTATCCTAGCCGGTTGTGAAAACATGCCTGGCAGCAATGCTTACCGTCCAGGTGATATCCTAACGACAATGTCAGGCCAAACGGTTGAAGTATTAAACACTGATGCTGAAGGTCGCTTGGTTCTATGTGACGCTCTAACTTACGTTGAGCGTTTTGAACCAGATTGTGTTGTCGATGTTGCTACGCTAACTGGCGCATGTGTTATCGCTCTAGGTCACCACATCAGTGGCGTTCTATCGAACCACAACCCGCTTTCTCACGAACTTGTTAATGCTTCTGAGCAAGCAAGTGACCGAGCATGGCGTCTACCTATGGCAGACGAGTACCATGAGCAACTAAACAGCCCGTTCGCTGATATGGCGAACATCGGTGGTCGTCCTGGCGGCACAATTACTGCTGGTTGCTTCCTATCTAAATTTACTAAGAAGTACCACTGGGCACACATCGATAGTGCTGGTACAGCTTGGAAGTCAGGCGCAGCGAAAGGCTCGACAGGTCGTCCTGTCTCAATGCTAGTCCAATTCTTATTGAACCGCAGCGGCCAAGAGACTGAAGAGCAATCTTCAAAATAA